GGCCCCTCGCCCCCGGAGGGGGCGGGGTGTCCCGCCCCTGCGCACACTGCCTGGAGCGGCGCTGGCAGGCCGTGCGGTCGGTGGCGCTGCGGGAGGCGCTGGAACTGGGCTCCGGCACCCGGTCCGCGGGCCGCCTCCCGTACGTCACCCCGTTCACCGCGGACGCGCTCGCCGCCCTGATCGCCGGTCTCGTCACCGGCGCCGGCCCCCGCACCGGGGCGTTCCCGCCCGTGCACCTGGTGGACCTGAGAACCCTGACGGTACGTCACTACCCGTTGGTGCCCGACCCGGAGTGCCCGAGCTGCGCCGTCCCCGAGGAGGACACCCCGGAGGCCGCCGCGCTCGCCCTCCGGCCCGCTCCCAAGGTCCGGCCGGGCAGTTTCCGGGTCCGCGACATCGGTGACTACGGCCTGTCCGTCGAGCCGTTCGCCAACCCGCTGTGCGGCGCACTGGGGCCGTCCGTCGTCCACGACGTGTCGTCGACGTCCACCTCGGCCGCCATCGGCTGCTTCTCCATGCGGTCCGGCGACTACCTCCGCGAGACCTTCTGGGGCGGTCACGCCGACAGCTTCGGGCACAGCGTCCGCATCGGCGTACTGGAAGGGCTGGAGCGCTACGCGGGGATGCGCCCGCGTGCCAAACGCGCCCGGGTGACGGACTCGCTCGACGGGCTGCGGGCCCGTGGCGCCCACACCGTCGACCCGCGCGTGTGCGGGCTCTACTCCGACGACTTCCACCGCGCCAACCCGAGGGTCAGGCCGTTCACCCCCGACCGCGAGATCCCCTGGGTGTGGGGCTGGTCGCTGCGCGACGAGCGCCCCGTGCTGGTACCCGAGGTGCTGACGTACTACCACGCCCCCGGCCTGGAGAACCGCTTCGTGCAGGAGAGCTCCAACGGCTGTGCTTCCGGCGGCTGCCTGGAGGAGGCCGTCTACTTCGGGCTGATGGAGGTCGTCGAGCGGGACGCGTTCCTCCTCGCCTGGTACGGACGGGCCCGCCTCCCCGAACTCGACCCCCGCACCAGCACCCGCCCCGCCACCCGCCACATGGTGGAACGGCTGGAGATGTACGGCTACGAGGCCCGGTTCTTCGACACCCGCATCTCCTTCCCCATCCCCGTCGTGACCGGTGTCGCCGTACGGTACGACGGCGGTCCGGGCCGGATGTGCTTCGGCGCGGGCGCCGGGCTCGACCCCGAGGCCGCGCTCGCCGGAGCGCTGTGCGAGATCGCCACCGACGCCGTCAACCTCCAGGGCCGCACCGAGCGCGACGAGTCCCGGCTGCGTGCCATGGCCGAGGACTTCCACCGGGTCACCGCCCTGCACGACCACCCGCTCGCCTACGGCATCCCGGAGATGGGCCGCCACGCCCACTTCCTGCTCGGCGAGCCCGGCGAACCGCGACCGCCCCTCGCCCCGCTGGCCGAGCGGTACGGCGACGGCACGGTGCCCCCCGTCTCCGGCGACCTGCGCGACGACCTCGTCCGCTGCCTCGGCGCCGTCACCGGCGCCGGCTTCGACGTGGTCGTCGTCGACCAGACGATGCCCGAGCAGCGCCGGCTCGGGCTGCGCACGGTCAGCGTGCTCGTACCCGGCCTGCTGCCCATCGACTTCGGCTGGAGCCGGCAGCGCGCCCTCGGCATGCC
The Streptomyces tirandamycinicus DNA segment above includes these coding regions:
- a CDS encoding TOMM precursor leader peptide-binding protein — protein: MPADPNTRGAAAAVSTTAARDRSCEELARLLGPALTRHGIRRRPDIAALGVRDAFAPASAGEAGRYASRPAAPSDDAGPAVGPDDRGACESGLDGRRARATGPDDHGARATGPEAPRPAAGPDDRRACATGPYDHRARAAEPAVPVRLYGHHAVVGPLAPGGGGVSRPCAHCLERRWQAVRSVALREALELGSGTRSAGRLPYVTPFTADALAALIAGLVTGAGPRTGAFPPVHLVDLRTLTVRHYPLVPDPECPSCAVPEEDTPEAAALALRPAPKVRPGSFRVRDIGDYGLSVEPFANPLCGALGPSVVHDVSSTSTSAAIGCFSMRSGDYLRETFWGGHADSFGHSVRIGVLEGLERYAGMRPRAKRARVTDSLDGLRARGAHTVDPRVCGLYSDDFHRANPRVRPFTPDREIPWVWGWSLRDERPVLVPEVLTYYHAPGLENRFVQESSNGCASGGCLEEAVYFGLMEVVERDAFLLAWYGRARLPELDPRTSTRPATRHMVERLEMYGYEARFFDTRISFPIPVVTGVAVRYDGGPGRMCFGAGAGLDPEAALAGALCEIATDAVNLQGRTERDESRLRAMAEDFHRVTALHDHPLAYGIPEMGRHAHFLLGEPGEPRPPLAPLAERYGDGTVPPVSGDLRDDLVRCLGAVTGAGFDVVVVDQTMPEQRRLGLRTVSVLVPGLLPIDFGWSRQRALGMPRLRTALREAGLRERDLTPADLNPAPHPFP